In a genomic window of Chryseobacterium sp. G0162:
- a CDS encoding KUP/HAK/KT family potassium transporter translates to MAEVTEGGHHFDLKKLSFVGVIVSLGIVFGDIGTSPLYVMKAIVNARKEGATMPFDEYIEGALSCIIWTLTLQTTLKYVIIALRADNKGEGGILALYSLVKKLKKKWLYVVAIIGASTLVADSVITPSLTVMSAIEGLKIYNPETPVVLITLIILFIVFVVQQFGTASIGKFFGPVMVTWFLVLGISGSMHIFDHIEIIRAFNPMYAYNLITHSSSAIVIMGAVFLCTTGAEALYSDLGHCGAKNIRISWIFVKLMLILNYLGQGSWLLDNYHQVHNGVNPFFGIMPEWAVLPSVILATAAAIIASQAVITGSFTMFSEAMSISFWPNQHIEYPSGIKGQMYIPRINWGLMAFCFVVVIFFQKSERMEAAYGLTITITMLMTTILLLFWLSRTRVSKIFIAGFAVVYLFLESGFFYANVIKFVDGGWLTMVLGGFIAVCMYAWYNGRLIKANFIQYVKIDKYISILKDMKLDETIPKYATNLAYLSRAKRNDEVESKIIYSIIKKQPKRADHYFILSIVNQEDPYTFKYTVDEILPGTVYKINFLLGFKVDRRINDYFNMVLRDLMADGTIPSRSSHPSLRAHDIPPDLKYVIIDNTYINDILLTVKQKITLNIYNFVKYIGSDDFKAWGVSSHNVEVESAPITELTVYDNKIEQSGYFRHNS, encoded by the coding sequence ATGGCAGAAGTTACAGAAGGCGGTCATCACTTTGACCTAAAGAAGCTTTCATTTGTAGGCGTTATAGTTTCGCTTGGAATCGTTTTCGGAGATATTGGTACCTCACCACTCTATGTAATGAAGGCGATTGTGAATGCAAGAAAAGAAGGCGCTACGATGCCATTTGATGAATACATTGAAGGAGCATTATCCTGTATCATCTGGACATTGACGCTTCAGACTACCCTGAAATACGTGATTATTGCTTTAAGAGCAGATAACAAAGGGGAAGGTGGAATTCTTGCGTTGTATTCACTGGTAAAAAAACTCAAGAAAAAATGGCTGTATGTAGTCGCCATTATTGGAGCCTCCACGCTCGTAGCAGATAGTGTAATCACCCCTTCCTTAACGGTGATGTCTGCAATTGAAGGGTTAAAAATCTATAACCCCGAAACTCCGGTAGTTCTCATTACCTTAATCATTCTATTCATTGTTTTTGTCGTACAACAGTTCGGAACAGCTTCTATTGGAAAGTTCTTTGGACCTGTGATGGTGACCTGGTTCCTTGTTTTAGGAATTTCCGGATCAATGCATATTTTTGACCATATTGAGATCATCAGGGCTTTCAATCCAATGTATGCGTATAATCTGATTACGCATTCATCAAGTGCCATTGTAATTATGGGGGCCGTATTCCTGTGTACTACCGGAGCCGAAGCTTTATACTCGGATTTGGGACACTGTGGAGCAAAGAATATCAGAATCAGCTGGATTTTTGTTAAGCTTATGCTTATCCTGAACTATTTAGGGCAGGGATCTTGGCTATTGGATAACTACCATCAGGTACATAACGGAGTGAATCCATTCTTTGGAATTATGCCGGAATGGGCTGTTCTACCAAGTGTAATCCTGGCTACTGCGGCAGCAATTATTGCCAGTCAGGCGGTTATTACAGGATCATTTACCATGTTCTCAGAAGCTATGTCTATTTCTTTCTGGCCCAATCAGCATATTGAATATCCTTCAGGGATTAAAGGACAGATGTATATTCCTAGAATTAATTGGGGGTTGATGGCTTTCTGTTTTGTAGTAGTAATATTCTTCCAGAAATCAGAACGTATGGAAGCTGCCTATGGACTTACCATTACCATTACCATGTTGATGACTACAATTCTTCTCTTATTCTGGCTGAGCCGTACAAGAGTGAGTAAGATTTTTATTGCAGGTTTTGCTGTTGTATATCTGTTCCTGGAATCAGGATTCTTCTATGCCAACGTCATTAAATTTGTAGATGGAGGTTGGTTAACAATGGTGTTAGGTGGATTTATCGCTGTATGTATGTACGCATGGTACAACGGAAGATTAATTAAAGCAAATTTCATCCAATATGTAAAAATTGATAAATACATTTCCATCCTTAAGGATATGAAGCTGGATGAAACCATTCCAAAATATGCAACAAACCTTGCTTATCTGAGCAGGGCTAAAAGAAATGATGAAGTAGAATCCAAAATTATTTATTCCATCATCAAAAAACAGCCAAAAAGAGCAGATCATTACTTTATCCTGAGTATTGTGAATCAGGAGGATCCATATACATTCAAGTATACGGTAGATGAAATTCTTCCTGGAACCGTGTATAAGATTAATTTCCTTTTAGGATTTAAGGTAGACCGAAGAATCAATGACTATTTCAATATGGTATTGAGAGATCTTATGGCAGATGGAACCATTCCTTCAAGAAGCAGTCATCCGTCTCTAAGAGCGCATGATATACCGCCAGATTTGAAATATGTGATCATAGATAACACCTATATCAACGATATACTTTTAACTGTTAAACAGAAGATTACGCTTAATATTTACAACTTTGTGAAGTATATCGGAAGTGATGACTTTAAAGCATGGGGAGTGTCTTCGCACAACGTAGAAGTAGAATCTGCCCCTATTACGGAACTTACAGTTTATGACAATAAAATTGAACAGTCCGGGTACTTCCGTCACAACTCATAA
- a CDS encoding Fur family transcriptional regulator — MDTIQKEKNIALIKDVLRNYLLEKGFRNTPERYTILEEIYNMDHHFNVDDLYLLMMQKKYHVSKATIYNTIEIFLDAGLIRKHQFGEKTLTSSSYEKSYFDKQHDHLVIYKKDSDKEIEEIIEFCDPRIQGIKEAIEEAFGVKIDSHSLYFYGTKND, encoded by the coding sequence ATGGATACAATACAAAAAGAAAAAAATATAGCTTTGATCAAGGATGTTTTAAGAAACTACTTATTAGAAAAAGGGTTCAGAAACACTCCTGAAAGATATACGATATTAGAAGAAATTTATAATATGGATCATCACTTCAATGTTGATGATCTGTATCTTCTGATGATGCAGAAGAAATACCATGTTTCTAAGGCAACTATTTATAATACTATTGAAATTTTCCTTGATGCCGGTTTAATCCGTAAGCATCAATTCGGAGAAAAGACCCTTACCTCTTCATCTTATGAGAAGTCTTATTTTGACAAACAGCATGATCACCTGGTGATCTACAAAAAAGACTCTGATAAAGAAATTGAAGAAATTATTGAATTCTGTGACCCAAGAATTCAAGGAATCAAAGAAGCCATTGAAGAAGCATTTGGCGTAAAAATTGATTCTCATTCGCTATATTTCTATGGCACTAAGAATGACTAA
- a CDS encoding OstA-like protein translates to MRKILFLFIFISTLSFAQDKTPVKRDPYLQTPSPAKPQPLKPEDKIKLINADKIIKDPTKYDGNQYFVGNVQIEQKGSILTADEVVLYSEENFAKAIGNAKLQNADGSVITAGEMEYDGNTQKGVARKNVVLTDPKQTIKTDILYYDKLSSQAYFNTGGTISDNQGNVMYTKSATYFLDTKMIDFVGNVKIDNAQYIIEGVNIKQNQNTKVAEFFGPTTITNRANPKNRVYTERGTYRMETKEAFLNKNSKIFYNDKILTGDDMYFNQITGFGKATGNVKLDDPKERRYMKGGYGEIFEKKDSSMMTKNPYAVKIMEKDTAYFAAEKIISYQKPDSLDISIKKSFLRAYKKARMYKSNAQGRADSIAFNETDGVMHMYTKPILWSGEKQVTGDKVEAYFNTKNENIDSLKVIGNAFAISKVDSLTLKDEFNQVKGKYMTVYYQGNDIKEARVVGNAQSIAYVDDVNKETQKPERIGITLSACGIIGALFEERALQIISCSIGATADTYPMSKIEPSRRKFPDFNWNTKDRIRKWQDILVDTPNYEETKYSSDNELYDQAQEVIEKQRAKEEAKKPKRVRK, encoded by the coding sequence ATGAGAAAAATCCTTTTTCTGTTTATCTTTATTTCTACGCTTAGTTTTGCGCAGGATAAAACTCCTGTGAAGAGAGATCCCTATTTACAGACTCCTTCACCTGCAAAACCACAGCCGTTGAAACCTGAAGATAAAATAAAACTTATCAACGCAGATAAAATTATTAAAGATCCCACAAAGTATGATGGTAATCAGTATTTCGTAGGAAATGTTCAGATAGAACAAAAGGGATCTATACTTACCGCAGATGAAGTTGTTTTGTATAGTGAAGAAAACTTTGCTAAAGCAATTGGAAACGCAAAACTTCAAAATGCCGATGGTTCTGTGATTACCGCAGGAGAAATGGAATATGATGGGAATACCCAAAAAGGTGTTGCCAGAAAAAATGTTGTTTTAACAGATCCTAAGCAGACCATTAAAACTGATATTTTGTATTATGATAAACTGTCGAGCCAGGCTTATTTTAATACAGGAGGTACCATTTCTGACAACCAAGGGAATGTGATGTATACCAAATCCGCAACCTATTTTCTCGATACCAAAATGATTGATTTTGTAGGAAATGTGAAAATAGACAATGCTCAATACATCATTGAAGGAGTTAATATCAAGCAGAATCAAAATACCAAAGTAGCCGAATTTTTTGGACCGACTACCATTACCAATAGAGCTAATCCTAAAAACAGGGTTTACACAGAAAGAGGAACCTATAGAATGGAAACCAAAGAAGCTTTCCTGAATAAAAATTCCAAGATCTTTTATAATGATAAAATCCTTACCGGTGATGATATGTATTTTAATCAGATCACAGGTTTTGGAAAAGCTACAGGTAATGTAAAACTGGATGATCCGAAAGAAAGAAGATACATGAAAGGGGGATATGGTGAAATCTTTGAGAAAAAAGATTCTTCAATGATGACTAAAAATCCCTATGCTGTAAAAATTATGGAAAAAGATACCGCGTATTTTGCAGCAGAAAAGATTATCTCTTATCAAAAACCGGATTCTTTAGATATCAGTATAAAGAAAAGCTTTTTAAGAGCCTATAAAAAAGCAAGAATGTATAAATCCAATGCACAAGGAAGAGCAGACTCTATTGCTTTTAATGAGACGGATGGTGTTATGCATATGTATACAAAACCTATTTTATGGAGTGGTGAAAAGCAAGTGACAGGAGATAAAGTGGAAGCCTATTTTAATACTAAGAATGAAAATATAGACTCCTTAAAAGTAATCGGAAATGCCTTTGCTATTAGTAAAGTAGATTCTTTAACCCTGAAAGATGAATTCAATCAGGTGAAAGGGAAATATATGACCGTTTACTATCAGGGTAATGATATTAAAGAGGCCAGAGTGGTTGGAAATGCACAGTCTATTGCCTATGTAGATGATGTAAACAAAGAAACCCAAAAGCCGGAAAGAATTGGAATCACACTTTCAGCTTGCGGTATTATTGGTGCCTTGTTTGAGGAAAGAGCCTTGCAGATTATTTCTTGCAGTATTGGGGCTACCGCAGATACCTATCCGATGAGTAAAATAGAACCTTCAAGAAGAAAGTTTCCTGATTTTAACTGGAATACTAAAGACCGGATCAGGAAATGGCAGGATATACTGGTAGATACTCCAAATTATGAAGAAACCAAATATTCTTCTGATAACGAGCTGTATGACCAGGCCCAGGAAGTTATAGAAAAACAACGGGCCAAAGAAGAGGCTAAGAAGCCAAAAAGAGTAAGAAAATAA
- a CDS encoding aspartate aminotransferase family protein, whose product MHKDFFIYQAQTTKFAAGFEVEKAEGNYIYGTDGRKYLDFVAGVSANTLGHSHPKIVNAIKEQADKYLHVMVYGEYAQEKPIALCKLLAEATPEPLEVTYLVNSGAEAIDGSLKLAKRYTGREEIISFKNSYHGNTHGALSVSGNENHKREFRPLLPMITFIEFNNENEFDKITEKTACVILETIQGAAGFLVPNTDYLIKLKRRCEEVGALLILDEIQPGFGRTGKLFSFEHFGIVPDILVMGKGMGGGVPVGAFMSSRKIMETLSHSPKLGHVTTFGGNPLIAAASYATLKEVLESGLMEEIEEKEKLFRELLVHPKIKNINGKGLMLAVNLGEPEYTLHVAKKCMEKGLIVFWQLYRNEYLRISPPLTLSLDEIREGCQIILDILNED is encoded by the coding sequence ATGCACAAAGATTTTTTTATATATCAGGCACAAACCACAAAATTTGCTGCAGGTTTTGAAGTTGAAAAAGCGGAAGGAAATTATATCTATGGGACAGACGGGAGAAAATACCTTGATTTTGTAGCGGGAGTTTCTGCCAATACATTGGGACACTCCCATCCCAAAATAGTCAACGCGATCAAGGAACAGGCTGATAAATATCTTCATGTAATGGTATACGGAGAGTATGCTCAGGAAAAACCAATTGCATTATGTAAATTACTTGCAGAAGCTACTCCGGAACCTCTGGAGGTAACGTATCTGGTGAATAGCGGTGCAGAAGCTATTGATGGAAGTTTGAAGCTGGCTAAAAGATATACAGGAAGAGAGGAGATTATTTCTTTTAAAAACTCTTATCATGGAAACACCCATGGAGCATTAAGTGTTTCAGGAAATGAAAATCATAAAAGAGAATTCCGCCCATTGTTGCCTATGATTACTTTTATTGAATTCAATAATGAAAATGAGTTTGATAAGATTACAGAAAAAACAGCCTGTGTAATTCTGGAAACCATTCAAGGGGCTGCGGGGTTTCTGGTACCGAATACCGATTATTTGATTAAACTGAAAAGAAGATGTGAAGAAGTAGGAGCACTTTTAATTCTGGATGAAATTCAGCCTGGGTTTGGAAGAACAGGAAAACTGTTTTCATTTGAACATTTCGGAATTGTTCCGGACATTCTTGTGATGGGAAAAGGAATGGGAGGCGGTGTTCCGGTAGGAGCCTTCATGAGTTCCAGAAAAATTATGGAAACGTTATCTCATTCTCCGAAGTTAGGACACGTTACTACTTTTGGAGGAAATCCACTGATTGCTGCAGCCAGCTATGCTACTTTGAAAGAAGTGCTGGAAAGCGGTCTAATGGAAGAGATCGAAGAGAAGGAGAAGCTGTTCAGAGAACTTTTGGTACATCCGAAGATTAAAAATATTAATGGTAAAGGTCTGATGCTGGCAGTAAATCTTGGAGAACCTGAGTATACTTTACATGTTGCTAAAAAATGTATGGAAAAAGGACTTATTGTATTCTGGCAGTTGTACAGAAATGAATATTTGAGAATCTCTCCACCCCTTACATTATCTCTTGATGAAATTCGAGAAGGTTGTCAGATTATACTTGATATTCTGAATGAAGATTAA
- a CDS encoding START-like domain-containing protein: protein MAKHKVHYEFPMHCLSEILYEYLATAEGLSEWFADEVTEKGDDFFFSWGGGPAEKATLIRYKPEGFVRFRWEEDEGTKNFFEMTITIDDITEDLALNITDFCEEGDEEENAMYWENLIENLRIKLGAA from the coding sequence ATGGCGAAACATAAAGTCCATTACGAATTCCCAATGCATTGTTTATCAGAGATTTTATACGAATATCTGGCTACAGCGGAGGGGTTGTCTGAATGGTTTGCGGATGAGGTTACAGAGAAAGGCGATGATTTCTTTTTTAGCTGGGGTGGAGGACCTGCTGAAAAGGCCACTTTGATCAGATATAAGCCTGAAGGTTTCGTGCGTTTCAGATGGGAAGAAGATGAAGGAACGAAAAACTTCTTTGAAATGACTATCACTATAGATGATATTACAGAAGATTTGGCACTGAATATTACAGATTTCTGTGAAGAAGGTGACGAAGAAGAAAACGCAATGTATTGGGAAAATCTTATTGAGAATCTCAGAATAAAATTAGGTGCTGCATAA
- a CDS encoding aminotransferase class IV: protein MENQYFTSDALNVKNRAFLWGDAVKVSFFVRDGKLIMDEECYFFLMASMRKMRMNIPLTYTLEFFQSLFQKDIIDGKGIKNGIINFQVFRNQDAVTLAKSSISYFYEVEEMDDILAVHQRPLELDMIKEINVNNNLLSNIRVHSPENIYGGIYAQENDLDDVILLNPNKRIARTTSGNLLLMEGDIIKVPKQTEGAYISPLMENFVTFLHKNKLADIQEHEIIAFESQKAEEILMISDEKGIFSVGKIRNKTFETSRFTELVESWKKSFNS, encoded by the coding sequence TTGGAAAATCAATATTTTACATCGGACGCATTGAATGTAAAGAACAGAGCCTTTCTTTGGGGCGATGCAGTGAAGGTTTCTTTCTTTGTAAGAGACGGTAAATTGATCATGGATGAAGAATGTTATTTCTTCCTGATGGCTTCCATGAGAAAGATGAGAATGAATATTCCTTTAACTTATACCCTGGAGTTTTTTCAGTCTTTATTCCAAAAGGATATTATAGACGGCAAAGGAATAAAAAATGGAATTATTAATTTCCAGGTATTTAGAAATCAGGATGCTGTGACATTGGCGAAATCTTCAATTTCTTATTTTTATGAAGTTGAAGAGATGGACGATATACTTGCGGTTCATCAGAGACCTTTGGAGCTGGATATGATTAAGGAAATTAATGTAAATAATAATCTGTTAAGCAATATCAGAGTACACAGTCCGGAAAATATCTATGGAGGAATTTATGCTCAGGAAAATGATCTTGATGATGTTATTCTTTTAAACCCTAATAAAAGAATTGCCCGTACTACTTCCGGTAACCTTTTATTGATGGAAGGTGATATTATTAAAGTTCCAAAACAGACGGAAGGGGCTTACATCTCGCCTTTAATGGAAAATTTTGTTACTTTCTTACATAAAAATAAACTGGCTGATATCCAGGAGCATGAAATTATTGCATTTGAATCTCAGAAAGCAGAAGAAATTTTAATGATTTCTGATGAGAAAGGCATATTTTCTGTAGGTAAAATAAGAAATAAAACCTTTGAAACTTCCCGATTTACAGAATTGGTAGAAAGTTGGAAAAAGAGTTTTAACTCATAA
- a CDS encoding N-acetylmuramoyl-L-alanine amidase, with amino-acid sequence MKGITLLALSIFSTAFLSFTPLNKKYIVIDAGHGGNDNGAVYGRFSEKDITLKIAKEIQKLNEKQEQYEVILIRNEDTYPSLSERTNQINKLNPEMVISLHVNTSPQAETPKHGTEIYVQNAEDSKKLAGKIYKKFNVRKIEERNNLHILRETKAPAVLVELGFINNSADRTYITSESGQKEIARKFVDIINGN; translated from the coding sequence ATGAAAGGTATTACATTACTTGCTTTATCAATCTTTTCGACTGCTTTTTTATCATTCACTCCTCTTAACAAGAAATATATTGTCATCGATGCCGGCCATGGCGGAAATGATAATGGTGCCGTCTATGGGCGCTTTAGTGAAAAAGATATCACATTAAAAATCGCGAAAGAAATTCAAAAGCTTAATGAAAAGCAGGAGCAATACGAAGTGATTTTAATAAGAAATGAAGATACTTACCCAAGTCTTTCTGAAAGAACGAATCAAATCAACAAACTGAATCCGGAAATGGTCATTTCACTCCATGTTAATACTTCTCCTCAGGCAGAAACACCTAAACATGGAACTGAAATATATGTTCAAAATGCTGAAGACTCTAAGAAACTGGCGGGAAAAATCTATAAAAAATTTAATGTCCGTAAAATTGAAGAACGTAATAATCTTCATATTTTAAGAGAAACCAAAGCACCTGCTGTATTGGTTGAGCTTGGATTTATTAATAATTCTGCAGACAGAACTTATATTACCAGTGAAAGCGGACAAAAAGAAATCGCAAGAAAATTCGTTGACATTATCAACGGAAATTAA
- a CDS encoding YqgE/AlgH family protein: MNHSYKGKILISTPDISGDIFSRSVVLVIEHNESGAFGLILNKKNSQMSSKFKDFFDFKIEVYDGGPVENDKVFFIVKGDEKVTEIYTDITDEFYLTEDIERIINAVLANELDIHNIKIFSGYSGWAPNQLDSEVQRKMWTVVDVYNLDYTLPNDQTLWKSIMQNLGGEFLLWANSPEDISLN; encoded by the coding sequence ATGAATCACTCATACAAAGGTAAAATATTAATCTCGACACCTGACATTTCCGGCGATATTTTTTCCAGATCGGTAGTATTGGTTATTGAACATAACGAAAGTGGAGCTTTTGGTTTGATCCTGAATAAAAAAAACAGCCAGATGAGTAGCAAATTCAAAGATTTCTTCGATTTTAAGATCGAGGTCTATGATGGTGGTCCTGTAGAAAATGACAAGGTATTTTTCATTGTAAAAGGAGATGAAAAAGTGACTGAAATTTATACTGATATCACTGATGAATTTTATCTTACTGAAGATATTGAACGGATCATCAATGCTGTTTTGGCCAATGAACTGGATATTCACAATATCAAAATCTTTTCCGGATATTCTGGATGGGCTCCTAATCAACTGGATAGTGAGGTTCAGAGAAAGATGTGGACCGTAGTAGATGTTTATAATCTGGATTACACTCTTCCGAATGATCAGACTTTATGGAAATCTATCATGCAGAATCTTGGCGGAGAATTCTTACTTTGGGCTAATTCTCCTGAGGATATTTCATTAAATTAG
- the pdxH gene encoding pyridoxamine 5'-phosphate oxidase — translation MENLHDKRKVYDKSQLIESEIKQNPIEQFRDWFLDASESPEVSEANAMAVSTVEEDGCPRTRMVLLKAYTHEGFIFYTNYNSRKGKAIENNHKACLHFFWPNLERQIIIKADLEKVAENLSDGYFHSRPKGSQLGAVVSPQSQEIPNREFLEEKLKDLEKEYENAEVPRPDHWGGYLAKPYEIEFWQGRPNRLHDRIVYTLDGLDWKISRLAP, via the coding sequence ATGGAAAACCTGCACGACAAAAGAAAAGTGTATGATAAATCCCAACTTATTGAAAGTGAGATAAAACAAAATCCAATTGAGCAGTTTAGAGACTGGTTTTTGGATGCGAGCGAGAGCCCTGAGGTCTCAGAAGCTAATGCCATGGCAGTATCTACGGTAGAGGAAGATGGTTGTCCGAGAACAAGAATGGTATTGTTGAAGGCATACACTCATGAAGGGTTTATTTTTTATACCAATTACAACAGTAGAAAAGGAAAAGCAATAGAAAATAATCATAAAGCTTGCCTGCATTTTTTCTGGCCTAACCTGGAGAGGCAGATTATCATTAAAGCTGATCTTGAAAAAGTAGCAGAGAACTTGAGTGATGGTTATTTTCATTCAAGACCGAAAGGAAGCCAGTTAGGTGCTGTAGTTTCTCCACAAAGTCAGGAAATTCCTAACCGTGAATTTCTGGAAGAAAAATTAAAAGACCTTGAAAAAGAATACGAAAACGCAGAAGTTCCAAGGCCAGATCATTGGGGAGGATACCTTGCAAAACCTTATGAAATTGAATTCTGGCAGGGAAGACCTAACCGTCTTCACGACAGAATTGTTTATACGTTGGATGGTCTGGACTGGAAGATTTCCCGACTGGCTCCATAA